In Vagococcus hydrophili, one DNA window encodes the following:
- the rpsO gene encoding 30S ribosomal protein S15, translated as MAITKERKNEIINEYARHEGDTGSPEVQIAVLTAEINALNEHAQLHKKDHHSYRGLMKKIGHRRNLLAYLRNNDVQSYRELIQKLGLRR; from the coding sequence ATGGCAATTACAAAAGAACGCAAGAATGAAATCATCAACGAATACGCACGTCATGAAGGAGATACTGGTTCTCCAGAAGTACAAATCGCAGTTTTAACAGCTGAGATCAACGCTTTAAATGAGCATGCTCAACTTCATAAAAAAGATCACCATTCATACCGTGGATTAATGAAAAAAATTGGACACCGTCGTAACTTATTAGCTTACTTACGTAACAACGATGTTCAAAGCTACCGCGAATTAATCCAAAAATTAGGTTTACGTCGTTAA